Proteins from one Streptosporangium becharense genomic window:
- a CDS encoding CARDB domain-containing protein, translating into MSWLFGRASARRIAVPALVAALGSLALPAPAAAAPAPSPSPSSKIAEEPDGLKLTHLGALNTSDGHLGRINSKGQIAGYVRNADTGMDNAVLFSAGSPVDIHTALGNPGKGSHALDVNDDGTVIGRVASQGGVPYADTFIYKDGKATRLGLLYGSGINNRGQIAGFEWIRDPDGSVLRLEAFTDQAIETYALNEAGAVVGMADMDPDRDIEKFRAFRTEPGKRLDPTKDSLNFVGETLATDVNDHGQVAGAGTDANDVHRPLIWDEDGDATVMKTPADRGGTVNAINNAGVGVGMMKAADDAPRAALYVDGKGIDLTDLVRAAGYDVTLRHATGINDLGQIAVIGRWGKQTTWDHAFLLDLGVKKPIITSLSLQTQVYPSGSWVDIPEKGAIDGNWVEVTVSVNNPDLVYPARRKLVLREKVSGKALPDGTFDVTIPPGSTVTKRVTWDTTGFAWHQGMARSDRAVVADVVAADGAVQATRTQPVVVRPTPVVMLHGFRSDAAAFDGFKQFFANQSDLYKELVFAVGDGQVPGEMNTGHPIDYTAPTLDLVANARQAWDYTRKVQERTGAWHVDYIGFSMGGIIGRLVIDTMMPESVGGYPPVRHLMQIGAPNLGSLWADALLVGRTKMGFPRSWWPALYHLTTGFMKEKFDPVHTKLKGARLSTLAGIGTPVYVAIPPWEDGDGVVTRKSAEHRSENRYTTSLKHLQLLDQETTFDSYVVEEIAGFPHGQASGLAKGAGVKAKENGAAAADGEATPADDDAVSVFATPSATVEAGKTAVVPLEVPAGTRFGVVDALPETVGLLLRDPAGQPAAQYAAGSDAAKEVIQGLNVATPQAGAWKLEITNTGTEPVTANLSAWIAGTPVKAAATVEQTGDEGRVKVSATVTDDGKPVTGATVKATLTLAVKDGAQHELTLSDDGAEGDGVYAATTEELPDGFYSVVVKAETAKGLRTANDTVEVKKPDLREFELKLSATPGGSVSASPAQEKYRVGTKVTLTATPEAGRVPIGWTVDGKKRGPGALTVVMDGEHTVQARFGTYKVTEIGTLPGADPQRVDAAALNDRGQVAAMVADKDGRRHAVRWQDGTVTDLSGSACPAGAGTCESGALGINEAGDVAGWSSTSSGGTSGRALVWRADGSVIDLQPGDGGAGAFDVNDTGQVLGHTRSAGVIWDRGIAVPLPADYAGSGLSYHDENNQIRPPRINESGAVAGGYALGREPDGTVRDTGPMLYADGVLTKLPGTVEGCATTGGRASDLNDTGLVVGTLRCGRYENTRTKRAYVWRDGVATDLGAGEATGVNDHGVIVGSEPDDAINVQKPPVMWIDGVKYPLSGVLSRPGCPRDGRQTTQPCVGIGNVLDVNESGQILVQGLVREPAPVEAGGFTQVSRAFLLTPTTARTDLKVTHTVSAAEPAPGAKVTWSATVTNTGDDAATDVRLDVFIPGTVTGAVCETGRGLCAAIKGGFRNTVKVLEPGVSATVKVSATIPAGTAADTRLTAQARAYSLEVADPQPGNNQAEATATVKHALDKTGVNWVEPVRVGSTSKYPIEVTLTNRGTDPMPIAAVKTEGPFTQTNTCPKEPDKLAPGTGCTVQLWFTPIEVGSAAGKLTFTTDGTEPAYVVTLTGRGAEANAVPVVKLPDAPLQGKTGEPFTLTVTFTDTDPADTHTVKAYWGDGEEAVAQVTRQTGGGTVTMTRTFDEPVDEGYAWVRVTDSKGDTGDADVPYVITGSASAAAPAVGKGAAAGPKVALTGTGKTVSPAHSCRLVAACEKKGEASLAVTASYRGKKGSVPVGELRYDAPGFRLRHTAYTVLVAADGTATLRGRGRVNDATEVTFEVTAVDAGKAADGDRLRLRVWGKDGGLVYDNQRTGPAPAVTGTVRISGRD; encoded by the coding sequence TTGTCCTGGTTATTCGGCCGCGCCTCCGCGCGGCGGATAGCGGTTCCCGCACTCGTCGCGGCGCTCGGCTCTCTCGCCCTGCCCGCGCCGGCGGCCGCCGCACCCGCACCGTCACCCTCCCCGTCCTCCAAGATCGCGGAGGAACCCGACGGGCTCAAGCTCACCCACCTCGGCGCCCTCAACACCTCCGACGGCCACCTCGGAAGGATCAACAGCAAAGGCCAGATCGCCGGCTATGTCCGGAACGCGGACACCGGTATGGACAATGCCGTGCTGTTCTCCGCCGGGTCCCCTGTGGACATCCACACGGCTCTCGGCAACCCGGGTAAGGGAAGCCACGCCCTGGACGTCAACGACGACGGCACGGTGATCGGCCGCGTCGCCTCCCAGGGTGGAGTGCCCTATGCCGACACCTTCATCTACAAGGACGGCAAGGCGACCCGACTGGGCCTGCTCTACGGCAGCGGGATCAACAATCGGGGGCAGATCGCGGGCTTCGAATGGATCCGTGATCCCGACGGTTCCGTTCTGCGGCTCGAGGCGTTCACCGATCAGGCCATAGAGACCTACGCGCTGAACGAAGCCGGTGCGGTCGTCGGCATGGCCGACATGGACCCCGATCGGGACATCGAGAAGTTCCGTGCCTTCCGGACCGAGCCCGGCAAGCGTCTCGACCCCACGAAGGACAGCCTGAACTTCGTCGGTGAAACCCTGGCCACCGATGTCAACGACCATGGACAGGTGGCCGGCGCCGGGACGGACGCGAACGACGTTCACCGTCCCCTCATCTGGGATGAGGACGGCGATGCCACGGTGATGAAGACCCCGGCTGATCGCGGCGGCACAGTGAACGCGATCAACAACGCCGGTGTCGGCGTCGGGATGATGAAGGCCGCCGACGACGCGCCGCGAGCCGCGCTGTACGTGGACGGCAAGGGGATCGACCTGACCGACCTGGTGCGGGCGGCGGGCTACGACGTGACCCTCAGGCACGCCACCGGTATCAACGACCTGGGCCAGATCGCCGTGATCGGCCGGTGGGGCAAGCAGACGACGTGGGACCACGCCTTCCTGCTCGACCTGGGCGTCAAGAAACCCATCATCACCTCGCTCAGCCTTCAGACGCAGGTCTACCCCTCCGGGTCATGGGTGGACATACCGGAGAAGGGGGCGATCGACGGCAACTGGGTCGAGGTCACCGTCTCGGTCAACAACCCCGACCTGGTCTATCCCGCGCGCAGGAAGCTCGTGCTGCGCGAGAAGGTGTCCGGCAAGGCCTTGCCGGATGGAACGTTCGACGTGACAATCCCTCCCGGCAGCACCGTGACCAAGCGGGTGACCTGGGACACCACGGGGTTCGCCTGGCATCAGGGCATGGCGCGGTCGGACCGCGCCGTGGTCGCCGATGTCGTCGCCGCCGACGGCGCGGTGCAGGCCACCCGCACCCAGCCGGTCGTCGTCCGGCCGACGCCCGTGGTCATGCTGCACGGCTTCAGGAGCGACGCCGCGGCGTTCGACGGCTTCAAGCAGTTCTTCGCCAACCAGAGCGACCTGTACAAGGAGCTGGTGTTCGCGGTCGGCGACGGGCAGGTCCCCGGTGAGATGAACACCGGCCACCCGATCGACTACACCGCCCCCACCCTGGACCTGGTGGCCAACGCCCGTCAGGCATGGGATTACACCCGCAAGGTGCAGGAGAGAACGGGTGCCTGGCACGTCGACTACATCGGGTTCTCCATGGGCGGGATCATCGGCCGGCTCGTGATCGACACCATGATGCCGGAGTCGGTGGGCGGGTATCCGCCGGTGCGCCATCTGATGCAGATCGGCGCTCCGAACCTGGGGTCGCTGTGGGCGGACGCGCTCTTGGTGGGACGAACCAAAATGGGCTTCCCACGGTCATGGTGGCCGGCTCTCTACCATCTCACCACGGGATTCATGAAAGAAAAGTTCGACCCGGTTCACACAAAGTTGAAGGGTGCGCGGCTCTCCACCCTGGCCGGTATAGGGACGCCGGTGTACGTCGCCATCCCGCCCTGGGAGGACGGAGACGGCGTCGTCACGCGGAAGAGCGCGGAGCACCGGTCCGAGAACAGGTACACCACCTCCCTGAAGCACCTGCAACTGCTCGACCAGGAGACGACCTTCGATTCCTATGTCGTGGAGGAGATCGCCGGTTTCCCGCACGGCCAGGCGTCCGGCCTGGCGAAGGGCGCCGGAGTGAAGGCGAAGGAGAACGGCGCCGCGGCGGCCGACGGGGAGGCCACGCCGGCCGACGACGACGCGGTGTCGGTGTTCGCCACGCCGTCGGCGACGGTGGAGGCGGGCAAGACCGCGGTCGTGCCGCTGGAGGTTCCGGCGGGCACCCGGTTCGGGGTGGTGGACGCGCTGCCGGAGACGGTGGGGCTGCTGCTGCGCGACCCGGCCGGGCAGCCGGCCGCGCAGTACGCGGCGGGCAGTGACGCGGCCAAGGAGGTCATCCAGGGGCTGAACGTGGCCACGCCGCAGGCCGGGGCGTGGAAGCTGGAGATCACCAACACCGGCACGGAACCGGTCACCGCCAACCTGAGCGCGTGGATCGCCGGCACCCCGGTGAAGGCCGCGGCCACGGTCGAGCAGACCGGCGACGAGGGCCGGGTGAAGGTGTCGGCGACGGTCACCGACGACGGCAAGCCGGTCACCGGGGCTACGGTGAAGGCGACCCTGACTCTGGCGGTCAAGGACGGCGCCCAGCATGAGCTGACGCTGTCCGACGACGGCGCCGAAGGCGACGGGGTGTACGCCGCGACGACCGAGGAACTGCCCGACGGCTTCTACAGCGTGGTGGTGAAGGCCGAGACGGCCAAGGGCCTGCGAACCGCGAACGACACCGTGGAGGTCAAGAAGCCGGATCTGCGGGAGTTCGAGCTGAAGCTGTCGGCCACGCCGGGCGGGTCGGTGTCGGCGTCGCCGGCGCAGGAGAAGTACCGGGTCGGGACGAAGGTGACGCTGACCGCGACTCCCGAGGCCGGGCGGGTCCCGATCGGGTGGACCGTCGACGGCAAGAAGCGGGGCCCGGGTGCGTTGACCGTCGTCATGGACGGTGAGCACACGGTGCAGGCCCGGTTCGGCACCTACAAGGTGACCGAGATCGGTACCCTGCCCGGCGCGGACCCGCAGCGGGTCGACGCGGCGGCGCTGAACGACCGCGGCCAGGTCGCGGCCATGGTGGCCGACAAGGACGGCCGGCGGCACGCGGTGCGCTGGCAGGACGGCACCGTCACCGACCTGAGCGGTTCGGCCTGCCCGGCCGGTGCGGGCACCTGTGAGAGCGGTGCCCTGGGCATCAACGAGGCCGGTGACGTGGCCGGGTGGAGCAGCACGTCGTCGGGCGGCACCTCCGGGCGCGCTCTGGTGTGGCGCGCCGACGGCTCGGTCATCGACCTGCAACCGGGTGACGGCGGCGCGGGCGCTTTCGACGTGAACGACACCGGTCAGGTGCTCGGTCATACCCGGTCCGCAGGCGTGATCTGGGACCGGGGGATCGCGGTTCCCCTGCCCGCCGACTACGCCGGGTCCGGTCTGAGCTACCACGACGAGAACAACCAGATCCGTCCGCCGCGGATCAACGAGAGCGGTGCGGTCGCGGGCGGCTACGCCTTGGGCCGTGAGCCCGACGGCACCGTCCGTGACACCGGCCCGATGCTGTACGCCGACGGTGTGCTGACCAAGCTGCCCGGTACGGTCGAGGGGTGCGCCACCACGGGCGGGCGGGCCTCCGATCTCAACGACACCGGCCTGGTGGTCGGCACGCTGCGCTGTGGCCGCTACGAGAACACGCGGACCAAGCGCGCCTACGTCTGGCGCGACGGCGTCGCGACCGATCTGGGGGCCGGTGAGGCGACCGGGGTCAACGACCACGGGGTGATCGTCGGGTCCGAGCCGGATGACGCGATCAACGTGCAGAAGCCGCCGGTGATGTGGATCGACGGGGTGAAGTACCCGCTGTCGGGTGTGCTGTCGCGGCCGGGGTGCCCGCGAGACGGCCGGCAGACGACCCAGCCGTGCGTGGGCATCGGCAACGTGCTGGACGTCAACGAATCGGGGCAGATCCTGGTGCAGGGCCTCGTGCGCGAGCCCGCACCGGTGGAGGCGGGCGGGTTCACCCAGGTGAGCCGGGCGTTCCTGCTGACCCCGACCACCGCCCGCACCGACCTGAAGGTCACGCACACGGTGTCGGCCGCCGAGCCGGCGCCGGGGGCGAAGGTCACCTGGAGTGCCACGGTGACCAACACCGGCGATGACGCCGCCACCGACGTGCGGCTGGACGTGTTCATCCCCGGGACCGTCACCGGTGCGGTGTGTGAGACCGGGCGGGGGTTGTGCGCCGCGATCAAGGGCGGGTTCCGCAACACGGTCAAGGTGCTGGAGCCGGGCGTGAGCGCCACCGTGAAGGTGAGCGCCACCATCCCGGCCGGTACCGCCGCCGACACCAGGCTCACCGCGCAGGCGCGGGCCTACAGCCTGGAGGTGGCCGACCCTCAGCCCGGCAACAACCAGGCTGAGGCCACCGCCACGGTCAAGCACGCGCTGGACAAGACCGGCGTCAACTGGGTCGAGCCGGTCCGGGTCGGGTCGACCAGCAAGTACCCCATCGAGGTGACGCTGACCAACCGCGGCACCGACCCCATGCCGATCGCGGCCGTCAAGACCGAGGGCCCGTTCACGCAGACCAACACCTGCCCGAAGGAGCCGGACAAGCTCGCTCCGGGCACGGGGTGCACGGTGCAGTTGTGGTTCACCCCGATCGAGGTGGGGTCGGCCGCAGGGAAGCTGACCTTCACCACCGACGGCACCGAACCCGCCTATGTGGTGACTTTGACCGGTCGGGGCGCCGAGGCCAACGCCGTGCCGGTGGTCAAGCTCCCGGATGCCCCGTTGCAGGGCAAGACGGGTGAGCCGTTCACCCTGACGGTGACGTTCACCGACACCGACCCCGCTGACACCCACACGGTGAAGGCGTACTGGGGCGACGGTGAGGAGGCCGTGGCGCAGGTCACCCGGCAGACCGGCGGCGGGACCGTCACGATGACCAGGACCTTCGACGAACCGGTGGACGAGGGGTACGCCTGGGTGAGGGTGACCGACAGTAAGGGCGACACCGGTGATGCGGACGTGCCCTATGTCATCACCGGGTCGGCCTCCGCTGCCGCGCCGGCGGTGGGCAAGGGGGCCGCTGCCGGGCCCAAGGTGGCGCTGACCGGCACCGGCAAGACGGTCTCGCCCGCGCACTCGTGCCGGCTGGTTGCGGCGTGTGAGAAGAAGGGTGAGGCGAGCCTGGCCGTCACGGCTTCCTACCGGGGTAAGAAGGGCAGCGTGCCCGTCGGTGAGCTGCGCTACGACGCGCCGGGGTTCCGGCTGCGGCACACCGCGTACACGGTGCTCGTCGCCGCGGACGGTACGGCGACCCTGCGGGGCAGGGGCCGGGTCAACGACGCCACCGAGGTCACCTTCGAGGTGACGGCCGTCGACGCGGGCAAGGCGGCCGACGGTGACCGGTTGCGGTTGAGGGTGTGGGGCAAGGACGGTGGGCTGGTCTACGACAACCAGCGCACCGGCCCGGCGCCGGCCGTGACCGGCACCGTCCGAATCAGCGGCCGCGACTAG
- a CDS encoding thiol-disulfide oxidoreductase DCC family protein produces MTGRPVLLFDGDCGFCTASVRFAERRIGVRARVAPWQCEDLAALGTTRERAEREVLWIEGGRVRGGAQAVAALLRAAGLPWSPLGFALRVPPLRWVAQGVYRLVAVNRHRLPGGTPACAARPGPADQSGTA; encoded by the coding sequence ATGACGGGACGACCGGTGCTGCTCTTCGACGGCGACTGCGGTTTCTGCACGGCGAGTGTCCGGTTCGCCGAACGACGGATCGGGGTCCGCGCCCGGGTCGCCCCCTGGCAGTGCGAGGACCTGGCCGCGCTGGGCACCACGCGGGAACGGGCCGAGCGTGAAGTGCTCTGGATCGAGGGCGGCCGGGTGCGCGGCGGGGCCCAGGCGGTGGCCGCGCTGCTGCGCGCCGCCGGTCTTCCGTGGAGCCCGCTGGGGTTCGCGCTGCGCGTCCCGCCGCTGCGATGGGTGGCGCAGGGGGTGTACCGGCTCGTCGCCGTCAACCGGCACCGCCTGCCCGGCGGCACCCCCGCCTGCGCGGCGCGGCCGGGACCCGCTGATCAGAGCGGCACGGCGTAG
- a CDS encoding endonuclease/exonuclease/phosphatase family protein: MRVRLDVTLGVVVLVDVLRVFLPSMITLFGRAGSTPAELMGLYALSWFVLAFLAVPLARRVRPSSTALGAGVLLLLARLGLQLTDGGGPQLYVASAGLLAGLVWLVATAMGSRDARPVTAGVITGLAVATVVHTALDGIDLMWRPGPLPWLLLAAELALFGWALNRAATSGEAAASQGEERSGAPRAWLAIGPAVLLWGLYTGNAAHAQAATVSAQQAAAVGVAMFAVLSAAPAAVPFLRRPLLPAVALVGSAVALTLGRVTVDGIHGVAPVWTIAAQFVGQVALAACLAHAATVPGPDRPVRRGLAAAGGMLLFVVLVFGYYAAYDLYLPNQWVPVTAALVVAAVGLAGTGLPRVSPGRGFFAAAAAAVALVAAVPLWQGERPRWQPAGDGLRIAAYNIRMGFGESGRLSLEQQADTLRAMRPHVVVLGEADRGWLLNGGHDGVRLIAERLGMHYIWAPAADEVWGDALLTNLPITSIRNHVLVRGGPTGAQALEVGLRWRGRPITVIGTHLQPPPGWRELGQVEQLGRIVRDAAGGGDPVIVAGDLNLEPGDRAWQVLLGSGLTDPAAPVRPFTTVPGGDRPVEQIDHVLVTPGFTGADHANPDVPHSDHRPIAVTLVPEPDRPPGG, translated from the coding sequence ATGCGGGTCCGCCTGGACGTCACCCTGGGCGTCGTCGTGCTGGTCGACGTGTTGCGGGTCTTCCTGCCGTCGATGATCACGCTTTTCGGCCGGGCGGGCAGCACCCCCGCCGAGCTGATGGGCCTGTACGCCCTGTCCTGGTTCGTCCTGGCCTTCCTCGCGGTACCGCTGGCCCGGCGCGTCCGGCCCTCGTCGACGGCCCTCGGCGCCGGGGTGCTGCTGCTCCTGGCCCGGCTGGGGCTGCAACTGACCGACGGTGGCGGCCCGCAGCTGTACGTGGCGAGCGCCGGGCTGCTGGCCGGGCTGGTCTGGCTGGTGGCGACCGCGATGGGCAGCCGGGACGCCCGGCCCGTGACGGCGGGTGTGATCACCGGTCTGGCGGTCGCCACGGTGGTCCACACGGCACTGGACGGCATCGACCTGATGTGGCGCCCGGGACCGTTGCCGTGGCTGCTGCTGGCGGCGGAGCTGGCGCTGTTCGGCTGGGCCCTGAACCGGGCCGCGACCTCCGGGGAGGCAGCCGCGTCCCAGGGGGAGGAACGTTCCGGCGCGCCGCGCGCCTGGCTGGCGATCGGCCCGGCCGTGCTGCTGTGGGGCCTCTACACGGGCAACGCCGCGCACGCCCAGGCGGCGACCGTCTCGGCCCAGCAGGCGGCGGCCGTTGGGGTGGCGATGTTCGCGGTGCTGTCGGCGGCACCTGCCGCGGTGCCGTTCCTGCGGCGTCCGCTGCTGCCCGCGGTCGCCCTGGTGGGGTCCGCGGTGGCCCTCACCCTGGGCAGGGTCACCGTGGACGGGATCCACGGTGTGGCGCCCGTATGGACGATCGCCGCGCAGTTCGTCGGCCAGGTCGCGCTGGCGGCCTGCCTGGCGCACGCCGCGACCGTCCCGGGCCCCGACCGTCCGGTCCGCCGGGGCCTGGCCGCGGCCGGGGGCATGTTGCTGTTCGTCGTACTCGTCTTCGGCTACTACGCGGCCTACGACCTCTACCTGCCCAACCAGTGGGTGCCGGTGACCGCGGCGCTGGTGGTCGCGGCCGTGGGGCTCGCCGGGACGGGCCTGCCGCGCGTCTCCCCCGGCCGCGGGTTCTTCGCCGCCGCCGCGGCGGCCGTCGCCCTGGTGGCGGCCGTGCCGCTGTGGCAGGGCGAGCGGCCCCGCTGGCAGCCGGCGGGTGACGGGCTGCGGATCGCGGCGTACAACATCCGGATGGGGTTCGGCGAGTCCGGCAGGCTCTCGCTGGAGCAGCAGGCCGACACGCTCAGGGCGATGCGGCCGCACGTGGTGGTGCTCGGTGAGGCCGACCGGGGCTGGCTGCTCAACGGCGGCCACGACGGGGTCCGGCTGATCGCCGAGCGGCTGGGCATGCACTACATCTGGGCCCCGGCCGCCGACGAGGTGTGGGGGGACGCGCTGCTCACCAACCTGCCGATCACGTCCATCCGCAACCACGTGCTCGTCCGGGGCGGCCCGACCGGCGCGCAGGCGCTGGAGGTGGGCCTGCGCTGGCGGGGGCGGCCGATCACCGTGATCGGCACCCACCTGCAGCCGCCGCCCGGCTGGCGCGAGCTCGGCCAGGTCGAGCAGCTCGGCCGGATCGTCCGGGACGCGGCCGGAGGCGGTGACCCGGTGATCGTGGCCGGTGACCTCAACCTGGAGCCAGGCGACCGGGCCTGGCAGGTGCTGCTGGGCTCGGGCCTGACCGACCCCGCCGCCCCGGTCAGGCCCTTCACCACCGTCCCGGGCGGTGACCGCCCGGTCGAGCAGATCGACCACGTGCTCGTCACCCCGGGTTTCACCGGTGCGGACCACGCCAACCCCGATGTCCCGCACTCCGACCACCGCCCGATCGCGGTCACCCTGGTGCCGGAGCCTGACCGGCCCCCCGGCGGGTAG
- a CDS encoding peptidoglycan recognition protein family protein — protein MRHLSGIAAVAVLTALVPAALGGAASAERPDRPGHAGRSGRPGNPAPPQPGGREQPGRQAGPGEPAVLRRQAGPGRQADFAGAAREYGVPESVLLAVSYLESRWDGNAGLPSVSAGYGPMHLVDGRAEPGRPHGAGEDRRGDETRPHVARVPRTAVTPPEDTLGRAAELTGIPAEVLREDPSANIRGGAALLADYQRRTGGRTGGGPARWYDAVARYSGVHAGTTAPPPPAPHERRADAARHGYAADLSLARTKAARSFADEVFATIRSGAARVTDDGEQVSLPATPDLPVPRDRTARRRAAAGPDCPADVSCTWIPATYKRLKKGGYGNHDRFDGDRPIDYIVIHDGETTYDVMTRLAKNPSYLSWHFTLRSSDGHIAQHLRARDIGWHAGNWYVNSRSIGLEHEGYLAKGGAWFTEAMYRSSARLVRHLAAEYDIPLDRSHILGHDNVPGPTPDTVRGMHDDPGPYWDWDHYFELLGEPFDAPEVRLVSGPGRTPAEEETVRSVLIRPEYATNAPGFTGCKGGCPRLGGASVWLRTRPSATAPLVKDVGKHAGGGSSYSVYDHAARASTGQRYAFAERRGDWTAIWYLGQKAWFLDPEDARTSVTASGPLVTPRPGLSSVKVYGRAYPEKAAYPEGVPVQEQAPLQYSMPAGQAYSVGMTVRSSYLRAAGFDPAGHRIVRGATRYRQIQFGHRIMYVRAADVRLLPG, from the coding sequence ATGCGTCATCTGTCAGGGATCGCAGCCGTCGCCGTGCTCACGGCGCTGGTCCCGGCCGCCCTGGGAGGGGCCGCCTCCGCCGAACGGCCCGACCGGCCGGGGCACGCCGGCCGGTCGGGAAGGCCGGGGAACCCGGCGCCGCCGCAGCCCGGCGGACGCGAGCAGCCCGGGAGACAGGCGGGGCCCGGTGAACCCGCCGTACTCCGGAGACAGGCGGGGCCCGGGAGACAAGCGGACTTCGCCGGGGCTGCACGGGAGTACGGGGTGCCGGAGAGCGTGCTGCTGGCGGTCTCCTACCTGGAGTCCCGGTGGGACGGCAACGCCGGGCTGCCCAGCGTCTCGGCGGGTTACGGACCGATGCACCTCGTCGACGGCCGGGCCGAGCCGGGCCGCCCGCACGGGGCGGGAGAGGACCGGCGCGGAGACGAGACCCGGCCGCACGTGGCGCGCGTCCCGCGCACGGCGGTGACACCGCCGGAGGACACCCTGGGACGCGCCGCCGAGCTGACCGGCATCCCGGCCGAGGTGCTGCGCGAGGACCCGTCCGCCAACATCCGCGGCGGCGCCGCGCTGCTCGCCGACTACCAGCGGCGCACCGGCGGAAGGACCGGCGGCGGCCCGGCACGCTGGTACGACGCCGTGGCACGCTACTCCGGCGTCCACGCCGGCACCACCGCCCCTCCCCCGCCCGCCCCGCACGAACGGCGCGCGGACGCGGCGCGGCACGGCTACGCGGCCGACCTGAGCCTGGCCCGCACGAAGGCCGCGCGGTCCTTCGCCGACGAGGTCTTCGCGACGATCCGGTCCGGGGCCGCGCGGGTGACCGACGACGGCGAGCAGGTCTCGCTCCCGGCGACCCCGGACCTGCCCGTGCCCCGCGACCGCACGGCCCGGCGCCGCGCGGCGGCCGGCCCCGACTGCCCGGCGGACGTCTCCTGCACGTGGATCCCCGCCACGTACAAACGCCTCAAGAAGGGCGGGTACGGCAACCACGACCGGTTCGACGGCGACCGCCCGATCGACTACATCGTCATCCACGACGGGGAGACGACGTACGACGTCATGACCCGCCTGGCCAAGAACCCCTCCTACCTGAGCTGGCACTTCACCCTCCGCTCCAGCGACGGCCACATCGCCCAGCACCTGCGGGCGCGTGACATCGGCTGGCACGCGGGCAACTGGTACGTCAACTCCCGTTCCATCGGCCTGGAGCACGAGGGCTACCTGGCCAAGGGCGGCGCCTGGTTCACCGAGGCGATGTACCGCTCGTCGGCCAGGCTGGTCCGCCACCTCGCGGCCGAGTACGACATCCCCCTGGACCGGTCGCACATCCTCGGCCACGACAACGTGCCGGGGCCCACCCCGGACACCGTGCGCGGCATGCACGACGACCCCGGCCCCTACTGGGACTGGGACCACTACTTCGAGCTGCTCGGCGAGCCGTTCGACGCCCCGGAGGTCAGGCTGGTGAGCGGGCCGGGCCGGACACCGGCGGAGGAGGAGACCGTCCGCTCGGTGCTGATCAGACCGGAGTACGCCACCAACGCCCCCGGCTTCACCGGCTGCAAGGGGGGCTGCCCCCGCCTGGGCGGCGCGTCGGTCTGGCTGCGCACCCGCCCCTCCGCCACCGCCCCGCTGGTGAAGGACGTCGGCAAACACGCCGGCGGCGGCTCCAGTTACAGCGTCTACGACCACGCCGCCCGCGCCTCCACCGGCCAGCGTTACGCGTTCGCCGAGCGCAGGGGCGACTGGACCGCGATCTGGTACCTGGGACAGAAGGCGTGGTTCCTCGACCCGGAGGACGCCCGTACGTCCGTGACCGCCTCCGGCCCTCTGGTGACGCCCAGGCCGGGCCTCTCCTCGGTGAAGGTCTATGGCAGGGCCTACCCGGAGAAGGCCGCCTACCCCGAGGGCGTCCCGGTGCAGGAGCAGGCCCCGTTGCAGTACTCGATGCCCGCCGGGCAGGCCTATAGCGTCGGCATGACCGTCCGCTCCTCCTATCTCCGGGCGGCCGGCTTCGACCCGGCCGGGCACCGGATCGTCCGGGGTGCGACCCGGTACCGGCAGATCCAGTTCGGGCACCGGATCATGTACGTCCGGGCCGCCGACGTCAGGCTGCTTCCCGGCTGA